A single region of the Salmo salar chromosome ssa16, Ssal_v3.1, whole genome shotgun sequence genome encodes:
- the LOC106575550 gene encoding putative ATP-dependent RNA helicase Pl10 isoform X6 → MSHVAVENLHGLEQQLAVLGLNNADGQGGGTGTDAFSRPSALSMAPGSYTPGGWDGGRNGFVQNGYHDNRMNGGNRYNSGPPRMERGRGGGGFRGGRGGSYNPVQPMQNAGMFGVYDNKDGGGWNTTKDAYTSFGARPDRGKSAFFNNGGSAPRGSYQRGGFGGSGNSRWVEESRDDEDWSKPTQANERLEQELFAGGNTGINFDNYDDIPVEATGQNCPHHIDSFQDVEMGEIIMSNIALTRYTRPTPVQKYAIPIIKNKRDLMACAQTGSGKTAAFLLPVLSQIYTEGPGEALAAQKSGGQDNGKYGRRKQYPLALVLAPTRELALQIYEEARKFAYRSRVRPCVVYGGADIGQQIRDLERGCHLLVATPGRLVDMMERGKIGLDYCNYLVLDEADRMLDMGFEPQIRRIVEQDTMPPKGIRQTMMFSATFPKEIQILARDFLEEYIFLAVGRVGSTSENITQKVVWVEDGDKRSFLLDLLNATVIPSEVQDNAGENIEKPGKNSLTLVFVETKKGADALEDFLYREGYACTSIHGDRSQRDREEALHQFRSGRCPILVATAVAARGLDISNVKHVINFDLPSDIEEYVHRIGRTGRVGNLGLATSFFNDKNGNITKDLLDILVEAKQEVPSWLESLAYEHQHKSNTRGRSKRFTSGGFGARDYRQTSGGGSTGGFGGRGGRQPGGHGGNRGFGGGGKYPLKPHNGATFGCGFGGNFYSSDGYGGNYSHQGGVDWWGN, encoded by the exons CAGATGCTTTCTCTAGACCGAGCGCTTTGTCAATGGCACCAGGAAGCT ATACGCCTGGCGGTTGGGACGGTGGACGCAACGGCTTTGTGCAGAATGGTTACCACGACAACCGCATGAATGGGGGTAACCGGTACAACAGTGGCCCGCCTCGCATGGAGAGGGGCAGGGGGGGTGGAGGTTTCCGCGGCGGCAGGGGCGGGTCCTACAACCCGGTACAGCCTATGCAGAACGCCGGCATGTTTGGCGTCTACGACAACAAAGATGGCGGCGGGTGGAATACGACTAAAGATGCATACACCAGCTTCGGCGCGCGTCCCGACAGGGGCAAGTCTGCTTTTTTCAACAACGGCGGGAGTGCGCCCCGAGGAAG TTACCAACGTGGAGGGTTTGGAGGCAGTGGAAACAGCCGCTGGGTGGAGGAGTCCAGGGATGACGAGGACTGGTCCAAACCCACTCAGGCCAATGAGCGCCTGGAACA GGAGCTGTTCGCTGGTGGCAATACAGGGATTAACTTTGACAATTACGACGACATTCCCGTTGAGGCCACTGGCCAAAACTGCCCCCATCACATTGACAGT TTCCAAGACGTAGAGATGGGAGAGATCATCATGAGCAACATCGCCCTGACCCGCTACACTCGGCCCACTCCGGTCCAGAAGTACGCCATTCCAATCATCAAGAACAAGAGGGACCTGATGGCCTGCGCCCAGACTG GTTCCGGTAAGACTGCCGCTTTCCTGTTGCCTGTACTGAGTCAGATCTACACTGAAGGCCCGGGAGAAGCCCTCGCTGCCCAGAAGTCTGGAGGACAGGACAACGGAAAGTATGGTCGCCGTAAGCAGTACCCCCTCGCTCTGGTCCTGGCCCCCACCAGAGAACTGGCCCTGCAGATCTACGAAGAGGCCAGAAAG TTTGCGTACCGGTCCCGTGTGCGTCCTTGTGTGGTGTACGGAGGGGCTGACATTGGCCagcagatcagagacctggagcgAGGCTGTCACCTGCTGGTGGCTACACCTGGACGCCTGGTGGACATGATGGAGAGAGGCAAGATCGGCCTCGACTACTGCAA TTACCTGGTGCTGGATGAGGCTGACCGGATGTTGGACATGGGTTTTGAGCCCCAGATCAGACGCATCGTGGAGCAGGACACCATGCCCCCTAAAGGCATCCGTCAGACCATGATGTTCAGCGCTACCTTCCCCAAGGAGATCCAG ATCCTGGCGCGTGACTTCCTGGAGGAGTACATCTTCCTGGCGGTGGGACGCGTGGGCTCCACCTCCGAGAACATCACCCAGAAGGTGGTGTGGGTGGAGGACGGTGACAAGAGGTCCTTCCTCCTGGACCTGCTCAATGCTACAG TCATTCCGAGCGAAGTTCAGGACAATGCAGGTGAAAACATAGAGAAACCTG GTAAGAACTCTCTGACGCTGGTGTTTGTGGAAACCAAGAAGGGAGCGGATGCCCTGGAGGACTTCCTGTACCGCGAGGGTTACGCCTGCACCAGTATCCATGGCGACCGCTCCCAGAGGGACCGAGAGGAGGCTCTGCACCAGTTCCGCTCGGGACGCTGCCCCATCCTGGTTGCCACGGCG GTGGCTGCCCGTGGCCTGGACATCTCCAATGTCAAGCACGTCATCAACTTTGACCTGCCCAGCGATATAGAGGAGTACGTCCACCGTATTGGCCGTACTGGACGTGTGGGCAACCTGG gtcTGGCCACGTCGTTCTTCAACGATAAGAACGGCAACATCACCAAGGACCTTCTGGACATCCTAGTGGAggccaaacaggaagtaccctcctGGCTGGAGAGCCTGGCCTATGAACACCAGCACAAGAGCAACACGCGCGGACGCTCCAAGAG GTTCACCTCTGGTGGCTTCGGAGCCAGGGACTACCGTCAGACAAGTGGCGGCGGCAGCACTGGAGGGTTCGGGGGTCGCGGTGGACGCCAGCCCGGTGGACATGGAGGAAACCGTGGATTTGGTGGCGGCGGTAAATATCCATTAAAACCTCACAATGGAGCAACATTTGGGT GTGGCTTTGGAGGAAACTTCTACAGCAGTGACGGCTATGGCGGAAACTACTCTCATCAGGGGGGAGTGGACTGGTGGGGCAACTAA
- the LOC106575550 gene encoding putative ATP-dependent RNA helicase Pl10 isoform X3: MSHVAVENLHGLEQQLAVLGLNNADGQGGGTGRTCYIPPHLRNQEASKNADAFSRPSALSMAPGSYTPGGWDGGRNGFVQNGYHDNRMNGGNRYNSGPPRMERGRGGGGFRGGRGGSYNPVQPMQNAGMFGVYDNKDGGGWNTTKDAYTSFGARPDRGKSAFFNNGGSAPRGSYQRGGFGGSGNSRWVEESRDDEDWSKPTQANERLEQELFAGGNTGINFDNYDDIPVEATGQNCPHHIDSFQDVEMGEIIMSNIALTRYTRPTPVQKYAIPIIKNKRDLMACAQTGSGKTAAFLLPVLSQIYTEGPGEALAAQKSGGQDNGKYGRRKQYPLALVLAPTRELALQIYEEARKFAYRSRVRPCVVYGGADIGQQIRDLERGCHLLVATPGRLVDMMERGKIGLDYCNYLVLDEADRMLDMGFEPQIRRIVEQDTMPPKGIRQTMMFSATFPKEIQILARDFLEEYIFLAVGRVGSTSENITQKVVWVEDGDKRSFLLDLLNATVIPSEVQDNAGENIEKPGKNSLTLVFVETKKGADALEDFLYREGYACTSIHGDRSQRDREEALHQFRSGRCPILVATAVAARGLDISNVKHVINFDLPSDIEEYVHRIGRTGRVGNLGLATSFFNDKNGNITKDLLDILVEAKQEVPSWLESLAYEHQHKSNTRGRSKRFTSGGFGARDYRQTSGGGSTGGFGGRGGRQPGGHGGNRGFGGGGGFGGNFYSSDGYGGNYSHQGGVDWWGN; this comes from the exons CAGATGCTTTCTCTAGACCGAGCGCTTTGTCAATGGCACCAGGAAGCT ATACGCCTGGCGGTTGGGACGGTGGACGCAACGGCTTTGTGCAGAATGGTTACCACGACAACCGCATGAATGGGGGTAACCGGTACAACAGTGGCCCGCCTCGCATGGAGAGGGGCAGGGGGGGTGGAGGTTTCCGCGGCGGCAGGGGCGGGTCCTACAACCCGGTACAGCCTATGCAGAACGCCGGCATGTTTGGCGTCTACGACAACAAAGATGGCGGCGGGTGGAATACGACTAAAGATGCATACACCAGCTTCGGCGCGCGTCCCGACAGGGGCAAGTCTGCTTTTTTCAACAACGGCGGGAGTGCGCCCCGAGGAAG TTACCAACGTGGAGGGTTTGGAGGCAGTGGAAACAGCCGCTGGGTGGAGGAGTCCAGGGATGACGAGGACTGGTCCAAACCCACTCAGGCCAATGAGCGCCTGGAACA GGAGCTGTTCGCTGGTGGCAATACAGGGATTAACTTTGACAATTACGACGACATTCCCGTTGAGGCCACTGGCCAAAACTGCCCCCATCACATTGACAGT TTCCAAGACGTAGAGATGGGAGAGATCATCATGAGCAACATCGCCCTGACCCGCTACACTCGGCCCACTCCGGTCCAGAAGTACGCCATTCCAATCATCAAGAACAAGAGGGACCTGATGGCCTGCGCCCAGACTG GTTCCGGTAAGACTGCCGCTTTCCTGTTGCCTGTACTGAGTCAGATCTACACTGAAGGCCCGGGAGAAGCCCTCGCTGCCCAGAAGTCTGGAGGACAGGACAACGGAAAGTATGGTCGCCGTAAGCAGTACCCCCTCGCTCTGGTCCTGGCCCCCACCAGAGAACTGGCCCTGCAGATCTACGAAGAGGCCAGAAAG TTTGCGTACCGGTCCCGTGTGCGTCCTTGTGTGGTGTACGGAGGGGCTGACATTGGCCagcagatcagagacctggagcgAGGCTGTCACCTGCTGGTGGCTACACCTGGACGCCTGGTGGACATGATGGAGAGAGGCAAGATCGGCCTCGACTACTGCAA TTACCTGGTGCTGGATGAGGCTGACCGGATGTTGGACATGGGTTTTGAGCCCCAGATCAGACGCATCGTGGAGCAGGACACCATGCCCCCTAAAGGCATCCGTCAGACCATGATGTTCAGCGCTACCTTCCCCAAGGAGATCCAG ATCCTGGCGCGTGACTTCCTGGAGGAGTACATCTTCCTGGCGGTGGGACGCGTGGGCTCCACCTCCGAGAACATCACCCAGAAGGTGGTGTGGGTGGAGGACGGTGACAAGAGGTCCTTCCTCCTGGACCTGCTCAATGCTACAG TCATTCCGAGCGAAGTTCAGGACAATGCAGGTGAAAACATAGAGAAACCTG GTAAGAACTCTCTGACGCTGGTGTTTGTGGAAACCAAGAAGGGAGCGGATGCCCTGGAGGACTTCCTGTACCGCGAGGGTTACGCCTGCACCAGTATCCATGGCGACCGCTCCCAGAGGGACCGAGAGGAGGCTCTGCACCAGTTCCGCTCGGGACGCTGCCCCATCCTGGTTGCCACGGCG GTGGCTGCCCGTGGCCTGGACATCTCCAATGTCAAGCACGTCATCAACTTTGACCTGCCCAGCGATATAGAGGAGTACGTCCACCGTATTGGCCGTACTGGACGTGTGGGCAACCTGG gtcTGGCCACGTCGTTCTTCAACGATAAGAACGGCAACATCACCAAGGACCTTCTGGACATCCTAGTGGAggccaaacaggaagtaccctcctGGCTGGAGAGCCTGGCCTATGAACACCAGCACAAGAGCAACACGCGCGGACGCTCCAAGAG GTTCACCTCTGGTGGCTTCGGAGCCAGGGACTACCGTCAGACAAGTGGCGGCGGCAGCACTGGAGGGTTCGGGGGTCGCGGTGGACGCCAGCCCGGTGGACATGGAGGAAACCGTGGATTTGGTGGCGGCG GTGGCTTTGGAGGAAACTTCTACAGCAGTGACGGCTATGGCGGAAACTACTCTCATCAGGGGGGAGTGGACTGGTGGGGCAACTAA
- the LOC106575550 gene encoding putative ATP-dependent RNA helicase Pl10 isoform X5 encodes MSHVAVENLHGLEQQLAVLGLNNADGQGGGTGRTCYIPPHLRNQEASKNADAFSRPSALSMAPGSYTPGGWDGGRNGFVQNGYHDNRMNGGNRYNSGPPRMERGRGGGGFRGGRGGSYNPVQPMQNAGMFGVYDNKDGGGWNTTKDAYTSFGARPDRGKSAFFNNGGSAPRGSYQRGGFGGSGNSRWVEESRDDEDWSKPTQANERLEQELFAGGNTGINFDNYDDIPVEATGQNCPHHIDSFQDVEMGEIIMSNIALTRYTRPTPVQKYAIPIIKNKRDLMACAQTGSGKTAAFLLPVLSQIYTEGPGEALAAQKSGGQDNGKYGRRKQYPLALVLAPTRELALQIYEEARKFAYRSRVRPCVVYGGADIGQQIRDLERGCHLLVATPGRLVDMMERGKIGLDYCNYLVLDEADRMLDMGFEPQIRRIVEQDTMPPKGIRQTMMFSATFPKEIQILARDFLEEYIFLAVGRVGSTSENITQKVVWVEDGDKRSFLLDLLNATGKNSLTLVFVETKKGADALEDFLYREGYACTSIHGDRSQRDREEALHQFRSGRCPILVATAVAARGLDISNVKHVINFDLPSDIEEYVHRIGRTGRVGNLGLATSFFNDKNGNITKDLLDILVEAKQEVPSWLESLAYEHQHKSNTRGRSKRFTSGGFGARDYRQTSGGGSTGGFGGRGGRQPGGHGGNRGFGGGGKYPLKPHNGATFGCGFGGNFYSSDGYGGNYSHQGGVDWWGN; translated from the exons CAGATGCTTTCTCTAGACCGAGCGCTTTGTCAATGGCACCAGGAAGCT ATACGCCTGGCGGTTGGGACGGTGGACGCAACGGCTTTGTGCAGAATGGTTACCACGACAACCGCATGAATGGGGGTAACCGGTACAACAGTGGCCCGCCTCGCATGGAGAGGGGCAGGGGGGGTGGAGGTTTCCGCGGCGGCAGGGGCGGGTCCTACAACCCGGTACAGCCTATGCAGAACGCCGGCATGTTTGGCGTCTACGACAACAAAGATGGCGGCGGGTGGAATACGACTAAAGATGCATACACCAGCTTCGGCGCGCGTCCCGACAGGGGCAAGTCTGCTTTTTTCAACAACGGCGGGAGTGCGCCCCGAGGAAG TTACCAACGTGGAGGGTTTGGAGGCAGTGGAAACAGCCGCTGGGTGGAGGAGTCCAGGGATGACGAGGACTGGTCCAAACCCACTCAGGCCAATGAGCGCCTGGAACA GGAGCTGTTCGCTGGTGGCAATACAGGGATTAACTTTGACAATTACGACGACATTCCCGTTGAGGCCACTGGCCAAAACTGCCCCCATCACATTGACAGT TTCCAAGACGTAGAGATGGGAGAGATCATCATGAGCAACATCGCCCTGACCCGCTACACTCGGCCCACTCCGGTCCAGAAGTACGCCATTCCAATCATCAAGAACAAGAGGGACCTGATGGCCTGCGCCCAGACTG GTTCCGGTAAGACTGCCGCTTTCCTGTTGCCTGTACTGAGTCAGATCTACACTGAAGGCCCGGGAGAAGCCCTCGCTGCCCAGAAGTCTGGAGGACAGGACAACGGAAAGTATGGTCGCCGTAAGCAGTACCCCCTCGCTCTGGTCCTGGCCCCCACCAGAGAACTGGCCCTGCAGATCTACGAAGAGGCCAGAAAG TTTGCGTACCGGTCCCGTGTGCGTCCTTGTGTGGTGTACGGAGGGGCTGACATTGGCCagcagatcagagacctggagcgAGGCTGTCACCTGCTGGTGGCTACACCTGGACGCCTGGTGGACATGATGGAGAGAGGCAAGATCGGCCTCGACTACTGCAA TTACCTGGTGCTGGATGAGGCTGACCGGATGTTGGACATGGGTTTTGAGCCCCAGATCAGACGCATCGTGGAGCAGGACACCATGCCCCCTAAAGGCATCCGTCAGACCATGATGTTCAGCGCTACCTTCCCCAAGGAGATCCAG ATCCTGGCGCGTGACTTCCTGGAGGAGTACATCTTCCTGGCGGTGGGACGCGTGGGCTCCACCTCCGAGAACATCACCCAGAAGGTGGTGTGGGTGGAGGACGGTGACAAGAGGTCCTTCCTCCTGGACCTGCTCAATGCTACAG GTAAGAACTCTCTGACGCTGGTGTTTGTGGAAACCAAGAAGGGAGCGGATGCCCTGGAGGACTTCCTGTACCGCGAGGGTTACGCCTGCACCAGTATCCATGGCGACCGCTCCCAGAGGGACCGAGAGGAGGCTCTGCACCAGTTCCGCTCGGGACGCTGCCCCATCCTGGTTGCCACGGCG GTGGCTGCCCGTGGCCTGGACATCTCCAATGTCAAGCACGTCATCAACTTTGACCTGCCCAGCGATATAGAGGAGTACGTCCACCGTATTGGCCGTACTGGACGTGTGGGCAACCTGG gtcTGGCCACGTCGTTCTTCAACGATAAGAACGGCAACATCACCAAGGACCTTCTGGACATCCTAGTGGAggccaaacaggaagtaccctcctGGCTGGAGAGCCTGGCCTATGAACACCAGCACAAGAGCAACACGCGCGGACGCTCCAAGAG GTTCACCTCTGGTGGCTTCGGAGCCAGGGACTACCGTCAGACAAGTGGCGGCGGCAGCACTGGAGGGTTCGGGGGTCGCGGTGGACGCCAGCCCGGTGGACATGGAGGAAACCGTGGATTTGGTGGCGGCGGTAAATATCCATTAAAACCTCACAATGGAGCAACATTTGGGT GTGGCTTTGGAGGAAACTTCTACAGCAGTGACGGCTATGGCGGAAACTACTCTCATCAGGGGGGAGTGGACTGGTGGGGCAACTAA
- the LOC106575550 gene encoding putative ATP-dependent RNA helicase Pl10 isoform X1, which translates to MSHVAVENLHGLEQQLAVLGLNNADGQGGGTGRTCYIPPHLRNQEASKNADAFSRPSALSMAPGSYTPGGWDGGRNGFVQNGYHDNRMNGGNRYNSGPPRMERGRGGGGFRGGRGGSYNPVQPMQNAGMFGVYDNKDGGGWNTTKDAYTSFGARPDRGKSAFFNNGGSAPRGSYQRGGFGGSGNSRWVEESRDDEDWSKPTQANERLEQELFAGGNTGINFDNYDDIPVEATGQNCPHHIDSFQDVEMGEIIMSNIALTRYTRPTPVQKYAIPIIKNKRDLMACAQTGSGKTAAFLLPVLSQIYTEGPGEALAAQKSGGQDNGKYGRRKQYPLALVLAPTRELALQIYEEARKFAYRSRVRPCVVYGGADIGQQIRDLERGCHLLVATPGRLVDMMERGKIGLDYCNYLVLDEADRMLDMGFEPQIRRIVEQDTMPPKGIRQTMMFSATFPKEIQILARDFLEEYIFLAVGRVGSTSENITQKVVWVEDGDKRSFLLDLLNATVIPSEVQDNAGENIEKPGKNSLTLVFVETKKGADALEDFLYREGYACTSIHGDRSQRDREEALHQFRSGRCPILVATAVAARGLDISNVKHVINFDLPSDIEEYVHRIGRTGRVGNLGLATSFFNDKNGNITKDLLDILVEAKQEVPSWLESLAYEHQHKSNTRGRSKRFTSGGFGARDYRQTSGGGSTGGFGGRGGRQPGGHGGNRGFGGGGKYPLKPHNGATFGCGFGGNFYSSDGYGGNYSHQGGVDWWGN; encoded by the exons CAGATGCTTTCTCTAGACCGAGCGCTTTGTCAATGGCACCAGGAAGCT ATACGCCTGGCGGTTGGGACGGTGGACGCAACGGCTTTGTGCAGAATGGTTACCACGACAACCGCATGAATGGGGGTAACCGGTACAACAGTGGCCCGCCTCGCATGGAGAGGGGCAGGGGGGGTGGAGGTTTCCGCGGCGGCAGGGGCGGGTCCTACAACCCGGTACAGCCTATGCAGAACGCCGGCATGTTTGGCGTCTACGACAACAAAGATGGCGGCGGGTGGAATACGACTAAAGATGCATACACCAGCTTCGGCGCGCGTCCCGACAGGGGCAAGTCTGCTTTTTTCAACAACGGCGGGAGTGCGCCCCGAGGAAG TTACCAACGTGGAGGGTTTGGAGGCAGTGGAAACAGCCGCTGGGTGGAGGAGTCCAGGGATGACGAGGACTGGTCCAAACCCACTCAGGCCAATGAGCGCCTGGAACA GGAGCTGTTCGCTGGTGGCAATACAGGGATTAACTTTGACAATTACGACGACATTCCCGTTGAGGCCACTGGCCAAAACTGCCCCCATCACATTGACAGT TTCCAAGACGTAGAGATGGGAGAGATCATCATGAGCAACATCGCCCTGACCCGCTACACTCGGCCCACTCCGGTCCAGAAGTACGCCATTCCAATCATCAAGAACAAGAGGGACCTGATGGCCTGCGCCCAGACTG GTTCCGGTAAGACTGCCGCTTTCCTGTTGCCTGTACTGAGTCAGATCTACACTGAAGGCCCGGGAGAAGCCCTCGCTGCCCAGAAGTCTGGAGGACAGGACAACGGAAAGTATGGTCGCCGTAAGCAGTACCCCCTCGCTCTGGTCCTGGCCCCCACCAGAGAACTGGCCCTGCAGATCTACGAAGAGGCCAGAAAG TTTGCGTACCGGTCCCGTGTGCGTCCTTGTGTGGTGTACGGAGGGGCTGACATTGGCCagcagatcagagacctggagcgAGGCTGTCACCTGCTGGTGGCTACACCTGGACGCCTGGTGGACATGATGGAGAGAGGCAAGATCGGCCTCGACTACTGCAA TTACCTGGTGCTGGATGAGGCTGACCGGATGTTGGACATGGGTTTTGAGCCCCAGATCAGACGCATCGTGGAGCAGGACACCATGCCCCCTAAAGGCATCCGTCAGACCATGATGTTCAGCGCTACCTTCCCCAAGGAGATCCAG ATCCTGGCGCGTGACTTCCTGGAGGAGTACATCTTCCTGGCGGTGGGACGCGTGGGCTCCACCTCCGAGAACATCACCCAGAAGGTGGTGTGGGTGGAGGACGGTGACAAGAGGTCCTTCCTCCTGGACCTGCTCAATGCTACAG TCATTCCGAGCGAAGTTCAGGACAATGCAGGTGAAAACATAGAGAAACCTG GTAAGAACTCTCTGACGCTGGTGTTTGTGGAAACCAAGAAGGGAGCGGATGCCCTGGAGGACTTCCTGTACCGCGAGGGTTACGCCTGCACCAGTATCCATGGCGACCGCTCCCAGAGGGACCGAGAGGAGGCTCTGCACCAGTTCCGCTCGGGACGCTGCCCCATCCTGGTTGCCACGGCG GTGGCTGCCCGTGGCCTGGACATCTCCAATGTCAAGCACGTCATCAACTTTGACCTGCCCAGCGATATAGAGGAGTACGTCCACCGTATTGGCCGTACTGGACGTGTGGGCAACCTGG gtcTGGCCACGTCGTTCTTCAACGATAAGAACGGCAACATCACCAAGGACCTTCTGGACATCCTAGTGGAggccaaacaggaagtaccctcctGGCTGGAGAGCCTGGCCTATGAACACCAGCACAAGAGCAACACGCGCGGACGCTCCAAGAG GTTCACCTCTGGTGGCTTCGGAGCCAGGGACTACCGTCAGACAAGTGGCGGCGGCAGCACTGGAGGGTTCGGGGGTCGCGGTGGACGCCAGCCCGGTGGACATGGAGGAAACCGTGGATTTGGTGGCGGCGGTAAATATCCATTAAAACCTCACAATGGAGCAACATTTGGGT GTGGCTTTGGAGGAAACTTCTACAGCAGTGACGGCTATGGCGGAAACTACTCTCATCAGGGGGGAGTGGACTGGTGGGGCAACTAA
- the LOC106575550 gene encoding putative ATP-dependent RNA helicase an3 isoform X2 yields the protein MSHVAVENLHGLEQQLAVLGLNNADGQGGGTGRTCYIPPHLRNQEASKNDAFSRPSALSMAPGSYTPGGWDGGRNGFVQNGYHDNRMNGGNRYNSGPPRMERGRGGGGFRGGRGGSYNPVQPMQNAGMFGVYDNKDGGGWNTTKDAYTSFGARPDRGKSAFFNNGGSAPRGSYQRGGFGGSGNSRWVEESRDDEDWSKPTQANERLEQELFAGGNTGINFDNYDDIPVEATGQNCPHHIDSFQDVEMGEIIMSNIALTRYTRPTPVQKYAIPIIKNKRDLMACAQTGSGKTAAFLLPVLSQIYTEGPGEALAAQKSGGQDNGKYGRRKQYPLALVLAPTRELALQIYEEARKFAYRSRVRPCVVYGGADIGQQIRDLERGCHLLVATPGRLVDMMERGKIGLDYCNYLVLDEADRMLDMGFEPQIRRIVEQDTMPPKGIRQTMMFSATFPKEIQILARDFLEEYIFLAVGRVGSTSENITQKVVWVEDGDKRSFLLDLLNATVIPSEVQDNAGENIEKPGKNSLTLVFVETKKGADALEDFLYREGYACTSIHGDRSQRDREEALHQFRSGRCPILVATAVAARGLDISNVKHVINFDLPSDIEEYVHRIGRTGRVGNLGLATSFFNDKNGNITKDLLDILVEAKQEVPSWLESLAYEHQHKSNTRGRSKRFTSGGFGARDYRQTSGGGSTGGFGGRGGRQPGGHGGNRGFGGGGKYPLKPHNGATFGCGFGGNFYSSDGYGGNYSHQGGVDWWGN from the exons ATGCTTTCTCTAGACCGAGCGCTTTGTCAATGGCACCAGGAAGCT ATACGCCTGGCGGTTGGGACGGTGGACGCAACGGCTTTGTGCAGAATGGTTACCACGACAACCGCATGAATGGGGGTAACCGGTACAACAGTGGCCCGCCTCGCATGGAGAGGGGCAGGGGGGGTGGAGGTTTCCGCGGCGGCAGGGGCGGGTCCTACAACCCGGTACAGCCTATGCAGAACGCCGGCATGTTTGGCGTCTACGACAACAAAGATGGCGGCGGGTGGAATACGACTAAAGATGCATACACCAGCTTCGGCGCGCGTCCCGACAGGGGCAAGTCTGCTTTTTTCAACAACGGCGGGAGTGCGCCCCGAGGAAG TTACCAACGTGGAGGGTTTGGAGGCAGTGGAAACAGCCGCTGGGTGGAGGAGTCCAGGGATGACGAGGACTGGTCCAAACCCACTCAGGCCAATGAGCGCCTGGAACA GGAGCTGTTCGCTGGTGGCAATACAGGGATTAACTTTGACAATTACGACGACATTCCCGTTGAGGCCACTGGCCAAAACTGCCCCCATCACATTGACAGT TTCCAAGACGTAGAGATGGGAGAGATCATCATGAGCAACATCGCCCTGACCCGCTACACTCGGCCCACTCCGGTCCAGAAGTACGCCATTCCAATCATCAAGAACAAGAGGGACCTGATGGCCTGCGCCCAGACTG GTTCCGGTAAGACTGCCGCTTTCCTGTTGCCTGTACTGAGTCAGATCTACACTGAAGGCCCGGGAGAAGCCCTCGCTGCCCAGAAGTCTGGAGGACAGGACAACGGAAAGTATGGTCGCCGTAAGCAGTACCCCCTCGCTCTGGTCCTGGCCCCCACCAGAGAACTGGCCCTGCAGATCTACGAAGAGGCCAGAAAG TTTGCGTACCGGTCCCGTGTGCGTCCTTGTGTGGTGTACGGAGGGGCTGACATTGGCCagcagatcagagacctggagcgAGGCTGTCACCTGCTGGTGGCTACACCTGGACGCCTGGTGGACATGATGGAGAGAGGCAAGATCGGCCTCGACTACTGCAA TTACCTGGTGCTGGATGAGGCTGACCGGATGTTGGACATGGGTTTTGAGCCCCAGATCAGACGCATCGTGGAGCAGGACACCATGCCCCCTAAAGGCATCCGTCAGACCATGATGTTCAGCGCTACCTTCCCCAAGGAGATCCAG ATCCTGGCGCGTGACTTCCTGGAGGAGTACATCTTCCTGGCGGTGGGACGCGTGGGCTCCACCTCCGAGAACATCACCCAGAAGGTGGTGTGGGTGGAGGACGGTGACAAGAGGTCCTTCCTCCTGGACCTGCTCAATGCTACAG TCATTCCGAGCGAAGTTCAGGACAATGCAGGTGAAAACATAGAGAAACCTG GTAAGAACTCTCTGACGCTGGTGTTTGTGGAAACCAAGAAGGGAGCGGATGCCCTGGAGGACTTCCTGTACCGCGAGGGTTACGCCTGCACCAGTATCCATGGCGACCGCTCCCAGAGGGACCGAGAGGAGGCTCTGCACCAGTTCCGCTCGGGACGCTGCCCCATCCTGGTTGCCACGGCG GTGGCTGCCCGTGGCCTGGACATCTCCAATGTCAAGCACGTCATCAACTTTGACCTGCCCAGCGATATAGAGGAGTACGTCCACCGTATTGGCCGTACTGGACGTGTGGGCAACCTGG gtcTGGCCACGTCGTTCTTCAACGATAAGAACGGCAACATCACCAAGGACCTTCTGGACATCCTAGTGGAggccaaacaggaagtaccctcctGGCTGGAGAGCCTGGCCTATGAACACCAGCACAAGAGCAACACGCGCGGACGCTCCAAGAG GTTCACCTCTGGTGGCTTCGGAGCCAGGGACTACCGTCAGACAAGTGGCGGCGGCAGCACTGGAGGGTTCGGGGGTCGCGGTGGACGCCAGCCCGGTGGACATGGAGGAAACCGTGGATTTGGTGGCGGCGGTAAATATCCATTAAAACCTCACAATGGAGCAACATTTGGGT GTGGCTTTGGAGGAAACTTCTACAGCAGTGACGGCTATGGCGGAAACTACTCTCATCAGGGGGGAGTGGACTGGTGGGGCAACTAA